The DNA segment TACATAATGTACAGTTATTTTTGTTTGTCCAACTGCACGTGCGTTCGAAGGAGTTGTTGTCGCTTTAATATCTTCTGTTTTTAATTGAGTACCAACTCCATTACCATCTACGCTGTAACTATAGCTCTTAGATCCTTCTATTGAATTTTTAATAGATGAATCTGCGAATGTTATGCGTGTCGAATGACCTGTCCCTTGAATAACACTCATATCTTTTAAAATTTTACTAACTTGTTTATTTACTTCTGGCGTTCTATCGATTTCTTGATAAGTATCACCGAATTCTGCATAATCATCTGTTGGTCTAAGATCATGATAAGTAGTGATTCCTTCACCTTTCATTTTTCCTAGATTTATACCTAAAGTATATGTCCCATCTCCATTGTTAATAACTACTGAAGAGTTTTTACCAGCTTTTTGTAATGCTTTAAGGATATCTTCATTACTTGAATTTGCTGGCATTTCTATTACTTTATTATCTGGATCAGAGTCAATTGTTATAGATGTTGGTGTATCTTTGTTAACAAGATACTTTCCATCTTCACTAATAGCTAGGGTAGATGTATATCTTTTGTTATCAGGTTTAATTCCTATAATAGTAGAACCTGCCGCAGGTTTAACATGATGTATAGAAATTATATCTCCATCAGGAATCTTAGTATTATTTCCTGGATTTTGACCGTTGCTTGACAGCATATTATTATAGTAATTTGCAGCCCCAACTGAAGTACCTATTTTTATTGAGTTTGCACGATCTGTTGAAGCTGAATTATAAACAGAAAAGATAGCTTCAGCTTTTGGAAATTCTCTGGCTACCGGTTTAAAAGTAAATACTTTCCCATTTATATCTAATACAATATCTTTTTTACTTGATTTAGCTGTGAATTTAGAACCATTAGCAGCTCTTTGTGTAACAGTAACTGTTTTTTCTGTATTTGCAGGTATATTAGCAAAATCAGAGTTTAAAGTTATAACATAGGCTAGATTATTTGGATTTGAAGAATCAAACTTGATTGTTCCCACCCCTTGAATAGGTTCTGATGTTCCAGAACTTAGGTTAGCATAATATGCTCCATATGCATTATTTGTTAAAGTTACTGGAATACGTATAGTATCCCCAGCTTTTAGGGTTCCATCTTGTTTTATTTTAAATGTCATATCAATTTTTTCGAATGCTACTTCTTGTGCAGATAGATTTTTTGTATCACCTGCATTTATAACTGTTGCATCATTTCTTAAAGTAACAGTAGCATTGAAATCAGCAATAACAGTGCTATCTACTAATGCTCTTTTAGATCTTTTTTTAGGTTCTAGACTATTTTCTAGCCCGTTTTTATTATCTATAGCTTGAGTAATAGATTCTACTTTATTATTTTCTGCTGTTTGATTGTTTGATGCTTTTAATTCCTGAGATGAAGTAGCAACTCCAAAAACTGCTAAACTCATGATAGCTAAAGGTATCACTCCTACGTTTAGTTTTCTTATTGAAAATATTTCTTTTCTATTTTTTTCAAAATTAAATTTTTTCATTAAGTTATCCTTTCATTATTTTAATCGAAAATCTTATTATTACAGCTCTAATTATACGTTCTAATCATAATAAAAGCAAATACTTTATTAAATAATTTTACTATTTATAAGATGTAGTGATAGTAAAATGTTATCGAAATGTTATATATAATATTTCATAAATAATAAAACTAATAATATATTTTAAAATAAAAGAATTCCAATATTTTTTTGTATTTCATGAAAAATTAGTTATATCACTTTTTAAAATAAATATATTTTTTTTCAGAAAAATGATGTTATTAGTAGGAAAAATATTTTTTCATTTTTAAATCTAATATATTTAGTATATGTATTGAGGATAATGGAATCAATATTAACTTAATAAAATTATAGAAAAAATTAATAACGGGTATTATAGGGCTATCTGTTGTATTATTTTAAATATTTGATACAATTATTATATTAGTAAATAAGTGATAGGCTGTAATTACTATAAACTACTAAAGATAAAATTAGGATGGATTATTAAAAGTACATTAAGAGGAATAGGGGATATGAAGCATAAGTTATTAAATATAAAAAAATTAGCAGTAGTATTTGGGGCTTTTGCACCAATGCACACAGGTCATGTAGATTTTATAACAAAAGCAAAACGAGAAAATGATGCAGTTTTGATTATTGTGTCAGGAACAAATACGAAAGAAGATCGTGGGACTCGTGATGGTCTGCATCTTAATCGACGTTTCCGTTATGTTCGAGAAGTTTTTCATGATGATGAATTAGTTGTAGTGGATAAACTTGATGAAGAAGGTATGCAAGCATATCCGAACGGATGGAAGACTTGGCTAGAAACTCTTCATAAGCTTATTAAAGAGAATACAGATTACCAATTTGAAAAGATGACATTTTATGTGGGGGATGAAAATCATCAAAAACCATTGCTTAGTTATTTTGAAGAAGTTTTTTCTGACGAATATATCGATATGAGGGATTGTGACAATTCTCTTTGTGATATTAAACAAAAAGAAGTGGCAATTAAAATGATTGATTTAACTGTAGTTCCAGTATCTAGCACAGAAATTAGAAAAAACCCGTTAATTTATTGGCGTTATATTACAAAGCCCTTTCGTCGTCATTTTACGAAAAAAGTTTTGGTAGTAGGTTCGGCTTCAGGCGGGAAAACAACATTAATAAAAGATCTTGGTCGTGTTTTTAATGCACCTATATCGCTTGAGTATGCACGTTTTTATCAAGAATTTTATAATGTTCGTGATGATGAACTAGATACTAATGATTATATTCGTCTTTTTGCTAATCAGAACGAACAGACTTCAAATGTCATTGATAGTGGTAGCCATACAGGTATTGTTTTTGTAGACACTAATGCTACGGTGACTATGGCTTATGTAGATTATTATCTTAAAGATATTATTTCAGAAGAAGAGTATCAGGCACTTAAGCTATCATATAAGGTTGCTATTTCAAAAGAAAAATGGGATCTTATTATTCTAATTCCACCAAAATCAGCATATGTTAATGATGGCTTTCGTGATATGAGTATGGCAAGTCAAGATATTCGTGATGACTTTACAAATCACCTTATTTATTTGCTTGAACGAGATGGATTTAAAGATCAACTTTTAATTCTTGATAGCGATGTAGATACTTTCTTTTTAGATAATTATGAAAAAACTATTAGAGCGATAAAAGATTGTCTTAATATTGAAATTTAAGAAAATAATCAAACTATAAAAAATAGAATATATAGATTATACTTAATTATTTGTAATAATCTATACAAATGGAGGACAAGTTTTGAGGAATTTAAAATTTAATGCAACACAACTGAAGTATATTGCTATTATAGCGATGACAATAGATCATTTTGCATGGTTATTATATCCAGGTTTGGTAAGAGAAGTAGTACCAGTGGCTATGCATATAATTGGCAGACTAACAGCACCTATAATGTGGTACTTTATAGCAGAAGGTTGTTATTATACAAAAAATATTAAAAAATATTTTCTAAGATTGATGAGTTTTGCAGTAGCTAGTCACTTTGCTTTTTGTTTTGGGCTAGGAATTCCTTTTAATCTAATGGTAGGTAGCATTTTTAACAAAACAAGTGTTTTATTTCCACTAGCTATGGCAGTATTATTGATAGCTGTATTTAGAAATGAAAAGATAAATAATACAGTGAAAATTTTAACGATTATTATTTTCTGTTTATTAACTTTTGTGGCAGATTGGTCATCAATAGCGTTAATGATGCCATTTTTCTTGTATCAACATAGAGAGAATAAAAAACAACAAGTTATAGATTATGTAATTTGGATAAGTGTTTATGCAGCCATTTATATAATATTTATTGATATATTCTATGGAATATTACAGTTTGCAACTTTATTGGCTATACCATTATTATTGAAATATGATGGGACAAGGGGTCAAAGCATAGGTTCAAAATGGTTTTTCTATTACTATTATCCAATCCATTTAGCGATTATAGGTATTTTTAGAATTTGGTTATATGGAGATATTCCGTTAGTGTTTTAATTCGTAGAGAGTGGAAAAACTCTTTATATAAAAAATATATAAGTATGAATATTATTCTTATTGATAGGGGGAATATATCATGAAAGAGTTTATAAGAAAATATTATGTTTATATTATTGTAATAATAGCTTTTTATGTCGCTACACCTTTGCTTTGTAGAGATGCTGGGGGTGCATTTCTTACATTATTAGTAATATTCCCCTTAATTATCTTGATTCTTTCTTTTATACATAGCAAGACACGTGGATTTAATTGGGGGCTGTCTTTAATTATAGGATTACTTTGGATACCAGTTATTACAATATATTTAAATGAAAGTGCGTTGATATATGCTTTAATATATGGGATGATAAGTTTTTTAGGACAAGGATTGGGAGTTTTATTTAAAGGGCGAAAATAGAACGATTAATATTATAAATTGTATTATAGGATATAATAGAGGTATTAATTATTTTATAAAAGGAAAGAGAGGATAATATATGAGAAAAACATTATTAAAAATATTAGGAACGGTGGTTTTAGTTTCAGCTTTGTCTGGATGTTCTACAACTTCAACAACGACAAATAATTCAAAAGATGAACCTAAAAAAGAAGTGATACAAGGGCCAGGAAAAGATTTTGATTGGAATGCAAAAGTGGAACCAGTAAAATTAGATCGTACATACACAGAACAAAATTCTGGTAAAAGTTTCACAACTAGGCTGACAAGAGTGGAAAAGGCTCAAGCTAAGTTAGAAAATAAAAAGAAAAGTATTTCTGATGAAAAAGTAAAATCTGCATTAAAAGTAATAGATGCTGTTTTTGTTAATCAGCAAAATATTGATGACTTAGTAAAAGCAGCGGGTTATAATAACCAAAAAGAGTTATTTGAAAATGTTTGGAAACAATTTATTGCAGATGTGGCAAAAGAGTATAACTTTACTCCAAATGAAGAATTTACGTTCCAAGAGACAACATATAAAATGAATGTATATGGTGCGATGTCATTTAAGGTAAACACTAATGCTTATGGGAAGGCCGGAGCGTATGATTTAAACGATTATAAAGTTGAAGGGAATACAGTTTATCTATATATAACGACTCCACATATTGATAACTATCAATATTTTGTAAAAGCTAGTTATCTTCCGAATTATGAAAGTTTTTTTGAACCATTAGCTTCGGTTGTTAACACGGCACGTTCAGAAAATAAAATTGGTGAAGTTTTAAATAGTAGAGCTATTTATAATCTAGCTGCTTTAGAGTATAAAGCAGATCGTTATGTAGATCTACAAGGGATGGATTATCATCCAACGGCTAAACAATATATCGCAATACAAGTTGATGATAGTGGAAAAGTCACTATAGATATGGAGAATTTACAAAACTTACTACATATAAATTCTAAGAAATCTAATGAAACTAATAAAGTTAAATTTAATATAACGCAATAATTACAAAATAGTATCCTTTATTTGATGAAATAAGGGACGCTATTTTTTAAACTAAAGGAAATAAAAGTGATTAAAATTTAAAGTAAATATTTATATGATTAGAAAAATATAGTAAAATGGATTTAAGGTATTATTAAGTATTTAATAAATTTATTATGAATAATGTATTTTGGAAATTCTGATATCAATTTTTATAAAAAAGTACAGAAAGGAGAAAAACAAATGTGCGAAGAGTGTTATTCAGATAAAAGTAGAGTGACTCCGTTATTAAATCCAGTAGAATGTCTTAAAAATCATACACAATACATATGTGGGAGCTGTGGAAGATGTATTTGTATTGAGAAAGATTCAATTAGGGGATTGCAAAGATGGAATTTTCCGTTTAAATCATTAGATACTGCGAAGCTTTATTTGCGTACAGCAGACTTTACATTGAAAAAATGTTGTGGAATTTATGAGATAGAAAGTTCAAATGGAAGACTGTCTTATAAAATATTTGCGGATAATAATGAATTACAATTATTTAAGAAATGCAACTCATTACAGCCATTGTTTTCTGTTCAAGAATATAAAGAATATCCAAATACAGAAGTAAGAAAATTAACAGAGGCTGAAATAGGAAAGTATATGAGTGAGAGATAGGATATAGTCAAAAATGGAGGATTTATATGGCATCAAGTAAAGAATATTTAAATTTCATATTAGAACAGCTAGATGATTTAGAAAATATTAAATATAGAGCGATGATGGGAGAATATATTTTATATTACAATGATAAGATTGTCGGTGGGATATATGATGACAGACTACTTGTAAAACCAGTGAAATCAGCCTTAGATTATGTATCAAATATAGAATATGATTTACCCTATCCAGGAGCAAAGGAAATGCTGTTAATTACTGAGGTAGATGATAAAGAATACTTAACAGGTTTATTTATGACAATGTTAGCAGAATTACCAACAAGAAAAGTAAAAAAGTAAATTAATTAAAACTATATGGAGAAGAAAATATAGTAAGAAATAATTTTAAAAAAGGAGAAAAACTAATGGAAGCTTTAAATGAAAATAATGTTGTTTTGTCAATGCCGATGTTCAAAAATAATAAAAGTTATGTTTTAGATAAGGTAATAGAGGATTTAAGAGTATATTGGGAACTTGATGTTACGGATATCGAGGGTGATGATGAACTAGCTACCTTCAAAGTAGGAGATGAACTTGTTGCCTTGTCGATGATGCCAGCTCCAATACCTAATTCAGAATTTGAATCAATGTATAGTTATTCATATTTATGGGAGAATGTAGAAAATGAAACAAAAGAACATACAAATCATGTAATAGTTTCAATTTTATCTAGCGATATACCGCCAGTAGAGAAATATTCATTATTAACAAAAATTAATTCTTCTATATTGCGTACTTCTGAAGATGCTATAGGTATTTATCAAGGATCAGCTACATTATTACTTCCTAAAGAGCTTTATGTTGCTTTTTCAGAGTTATTACTGAGTGATATGCTACCAATACAGCTTTGGATATATATTGGTATTATATACAATAATGAAAGAACAAGCGTTTATTCTTACGGTATGCAAGAGTTTGATAAGTCTGAGATAGAAATATTAGAAACGGTTATGTCAAATAGAGAAGTATATAATTTGTTTATAAATATTTTAAATTATGTTTTGGCTTATGATGTAACATTAAAACATGGAGAAACTATAGGGTTCTCTGAAGATGAAAAAATAAAAATCATTGAATCAGAGGCTGTTTATGTAGATGGTAATTCATTAAAGCTAGAGATTTAAGATATGATCGTAGAAAATAATATTATTAAGTAAGGAATGTAATTTATTATGGATAAAAAGAAGGAACGCATTCTTTGTCAGAAACTTTGGGCGAAAAATAAATATTTGGTGTTAAGTAAATCGAATCAGATATATTTAGAGATTAGACAATATTTAAAACAAGAAGATGTTAATACAAGAGTAGTAGAAAGATATATTGAACAAGCGATAAAGTTACCAGAAGATAAAGGTCAAGTGACAAATGCTTTTCATCACGTTTGGGGATATTTCAAAAAGAATGCAACATCAGAGGAAAAATATAAGTTCTTTGCAAAGTTAGAAGAGTATAGAGATGGAAAAACAACACAAAACGAGATTTTAAAAGAAATAAGAGTATTATTGGGAAAATATTCTAATAAGTATTTACAGGAATCAACTTTTATTATAGGAGAAAATTAATGAGATTATGGCATGAAGATTTAATTCGCAAACTACCTAGACAACAACTTTTAGGACAACATCGTGAATGCTGTGCATTAAGAGGGAATGGTTGGGCAAAAAGACATGCAACAGTCAATTATGTATTTGATTATGAACCATTTTTGTTATATAAATATCATAAACTAATAATGGATGAAATGATAGCTAGAGGATATAATGTGAGTGAGGAATGGTTTGATAAAAACTATCGAGGAAAAGTTTGTAAACCCTA comes from the Gemella morbillorum genome and includes:
- a CDS encoding TraX family protein gives rise to the protein MRNLKFNATQLKYIAIIAMTIDHFAWLLYPGLVREVVPVAMHIIGRLTAPIMWYFIAEGCYYTKNIKKYFLRLMSFAVASHFAFCFGLGIPFNLMVGSIFNKTSVLFPLAMAVLLIAVFRNEKINNTVKILTIIIFCLLTFVADWSSIALMMPFFLYQHRENKKQQVIDYVIWISVYAAIYIIFIDIFYGILQFATLLAIPLLLKYDGTRGQSIGSKWFFYYYYPIHLAIIGIFRIWLYGDIPLVF
- a CDS encoding TfoX/Sxy family protein: MASSKEYLNFILEQLDDLENIKYRAMMGEYILYYNDKIVGGIYDDRLLVKPVKSALDYVSNIEYDLPYPGAKEMLLITEVDDKEYLTGLFMTMLAELPTRKVKK
- a CDS encoding AAA family ATPase, translating into MKHKLLNIKKLAVVFGAFAPMHTGHVDFITKAKRENDAVLIIVSGTNTKEDRGTRDGLHLNRRFRYVREVFHDDELVVVDKLDEEGMQAYPNGWKTWLETLHKLIKENTDYQFEKMTFYVGDENHQKPLLSYFEEVFSDEYIDMRDCDNSLCDIKQKEVAIKMIDLTVVPVSSTEIRKNPLIYWRYITKPFRRHFTKKVLVVGSASGGKTTLIKDLGRVFNAPISLEYARFYQEFYNVRDDELDTNDYIRLFANQNEQTSNVIDSGSHTGIVFVDTNATVTMAYVDYYLKDIISEEEYQALKLSYKVAISKEKWDLIILIPPKSAYVNDGFRDMSMASQDIRDDFTNHLIYLLERDGFKDQLLILDSDVDTFFLDNYEKTIRAIKDCLNIEI
- a CDS encoding mucin-binding protein — its product is MKKFNFEKNRKEIFSIRKLNVGVIPLAIMSLAVFGVATSSQELKASNNQTAENNKVESITQAIDNKNGLENSLEPKKRSKRALVDSTVIADFNATVTLRNDATVINAGDTKNLSAQEVAFEKIDMTFKIKQDGTLKAGDTIRIPVTLTNNAYGAYYANLSSGTSEPIQGVGTIKFDSSNPNNLAYVITLNSDFANIPANTEKTVTVTQRAANGSKFTAKSSKKDIVLDINGKVFTFKPVAREFPKAEAIFSVYNSASTDRANSIKIGTSVGAANYYNNMLSSNGQNPGNNTKIPDGDIISIHHVKPAAGSTIIGIKPDNKRYTSTLAISEDGKYLVNKDTPTSITIDSDPDNKVIEMPANSSNEDILKALQKAGKNSSVVINNGDGTYTLGINLGKMKGEGITTYHDLRPTDDYAEFGDTYQEIDRTPEVNKQVSKILKDMSVIQGTGHSTRITFADSSIKNSIEGSKSYSYSVDGNGVGTQLKTEDIKATTTPSNARAVGQTKITVHYVDTEGKEIETQDYKYGYPAGLATTPKSPNYDVKPKNIDNYTLVTEPTTVPGVAGTQLTMNKSIEFTGEDQNVYYVYKLKEGTAKVKYIDDTTNQVLEVKDDLKGKYNTKSTYTIDDTVKKYTDKNYEFVSSTYPTDGVTFGKEEQVFEVHLKHKTEKAPESKKVKQTINYVYKDNNPAEPAFPTVERELEFTRENTKDLVTNVVTNGQWTPANGTSFGEVVSPTKPGYTADKAKVEAVNNVTEDTADIVETVVYSPETQKLTYTVIDDTTNTTLEDKKNLASGDSNSEVKPETQTTYDQIVAGYEAKGYEVVTKEALPEKFDTDITVDQNVTIHLKHKTEAIKEEKKVSLTVRYHGAGDKTPPNHVEEAVWTRTVTKDKVTGEIIDNGTWVSDKSKYAEVTSPIIEGYTADILVVAAETVTQDNIVKDVNYTAKPQKPSNPETPGNPETPGNPETPGNPDPKTPNKDDKKKILPSTGLNNTNNLTVLGLLSIIATFGIRIIKKKH
- a CDS encoding DUF4261 domain-containing protein, whose translation is MEALNENNVVLSMPMFKNNKSYVLDKVIEDLRVYWELDVTDIEGDDELATFKVGDELVALSMMPAPIPNSEFESMYSYSYLWENVENETKEHTNHVIVSILSSDIPPVEKYSLLTKINSSILRTSEDAIGIYQGSATLLLPKELYVAFSELLLSDMLPIQLWIYIGIIYNNERTSVYSYGMQEFDKSEIEILETVMSNREVYNLFINILNYVLAYDVTLKHGETIGFSEDEKIKIIESEAVYVDGNSLKLEI
- a CDS encoding TIGR02328 family protein is translated as MRLWHEDLIRKLPRQQLLGQHRECCALRGNGWAKRHATVNYVFDYEPFLLYKYHKLIMDEMIARGYNVSEEWFDKNYRGKVCKPYTDLKEVKINSPIYKEHNDSYYMECINNLAEKGIEI
- a CDS encoding YbgA family protein → MDKKKERILCQKLWAKNKYLVLSKSNQIYLEIRQYLKQEDVNTRVVERYIEQAIKLPEDKGQVTNAFHHVWGYFKKNATSEEKYKFFAKLEEYRDGKTTQNEILKEIRVLLGKYSNKYLQESTFIIGEN